In the Alkaliphilus oremlandii OhILAs genome, one interval contains:
- a CDS encoding flotillin family protein, producing MFMDILFIPIIIVGVILLLILGILLMWKRVPQDKAVVITGLKKRVISGGGGLVVPLLERSDIISLENMKIEVRTDSALTEQGVDIRADGVAVLKVKSDMESILSAVEQFNMGTEKATIEFIKDTAKDVLEGKLREIISKMSVEEIYRDREKFASQVQEVAALDLAEMGLEIKAFTIRDINDDNGYLIALGKSRIAEVKRDAQIAEAEASKETKVKTAEANRQGEQARLISETQIAEASKEKELKVQSYRKDQETEKAKADLAYEIEASKVQQEVEKEKMQVQIVRKQKEIELAEQEALRREKELEATIKKQSDAEKYSAIKKAEVDKYRELQDAEVSAEAIRLKGKATAEARREEGMAEVEIIRERGKAEAEAMMKKAEAFKQYNDAAITQMIIEKLPEIAKAVADPLSKTEKIVIVDSGSGAGKGAAKVSGYVTDIIASLPETVNALTGVDLKQILKGKDLGALVPNDKTGDEA from the coding sequence ATGTTCATGGATATTCTTTTCATACCGATTATTATTGTGGGCGTAATTCTATTACTTATTTTAGGAATTTTGTTAATGTGGAAAAGGGTTCCGCAAGATAAAGCTGTGGTTATTACTGGACTTAAAAAGCGTGTTATTTCTGGGGGTGGGGGCTTAGTTGTTCCACTATTAGAAAGAAGCGATATTATTTCTCTTGAAAATATGAAAATAGAGGTAAGAACAGATAGTGCATTAACAGAGCAGGGGGTAGACATAAGGGCAGATGGTGTTGCTGTATTGAAGGTTAAGTCCGACATGGAATCTATACTTTCTGCTGTAGAGCAATTTAATATGGGAACAGAAAAAGCTACCATCGAGTTTATCAAAGATACTGCAAAGGACGTATTGGAAGGAAAGCTGCGGGAAATTATATCGAAAATGTCCGTGGAGGAAATTTATAGAGATCGAGAGAAGTTTGCATCACAGGTTCAAGAAGTTGCGGCTTTAGATTTAGCAGAAATGGGATTGGAAATTAAGGCTTTTACAATTCGAGATATTAATGATGATAATGGATACTTAATTGCTCTAGGTAAAAGCAGAATAGCAGAAGTTAAAAGAGATGCTCAAATTGCTGAAGCAGAAGCTAGTAAAGAAACGAAGGTGAAAACAGCTGAGGCAAACCGACAAGGAGAGCAAGCACGACTGATTTCAGAAACTCAAATAGCAGAAGCTTCTAAGGAAAAGGAGCTAAAGGTTCAGTCCTATAGGAAAGATCAAGAAACAGAAAAAGCAAAGGCTGACCTTGCCTATGAGATAGAAGCAAGTAAGGTGCAGCAGGAAGTAGAAAAAGAAAAAATGCAGGTTCAAATCGTTAGAAAACAAAAGGAAATCGAACTGGCAGAGCAAGAGGCGTTGAGAAGAGAAAAAGAGCTGGAAGCCACCATTAAAAAGCAATCCGATGCAGAAAAGTATAGCGCAATAAAGAAAGCGGAAGTCGATAAATACAGAGAACTACAGGACGCTGAGGTATCAGCAGAGGCTATTCGTTTGAAAGGTAAGGCGACAGCGGAAGCAAGAAGAGAAGAAGGGATGGCAGAGGTCGAAATCATCAGAGAAAGAGGTAAGGCAGAAGCAGAGGCTATGATGAAAAAGGCGGAAGCATTTAAGCAATATAACGATGCAGCGATCACACAGATGATCATAGAGAAACTTCCTGAAATTGCAAAGGCAGTTGCAGATCCATTATCGAAGACAGAAAAAATTGTCATTGTTGACTCTGGAAGTGGTGCCGGTAAAGGAGCTGCCAAGGTGTCCGGCTACGTTACAGATATTATTGCTTCTTTGCCAGAAACAGTGAATGCATTAACCGGTGTTGACCTAAAACAGATATTAAAAGGAAAAGATTTAGGTGCATTGGTACCAAATGATAAAACAGGGGATGAAGCATAG
- a CDS encoding indolepyruvate oxidoreductase subunit beta, which produces MSLVTNIMFAGVGGQGLILMTRIVSQAAMLDGYDIKSNDVVGLSQRGGMVWGNVRIGEKVFSPNIPPGEGDILVAMEPLEALRWSSNLKEGAVVIQNTKKMYPTLAQQEKAEYPEEDIEELKSKYKVIDINAFEEATNLGKKQVANVMLLGILAQHLDIKLDTWKQVVRDNVPNKALDLNMQAFDFGYHYKL; this is translated from the coding sequence ATGTCATTGGTAACTAATATTATGTTTGCAGGTGTAGGTGGTCAAGGGCTTATTTTAATGACAAGGATTGTCTCACAGGCAGCAATGCTGGATGGGTATGATATTAAGAGCAATGATGTTGTTGGTTTATCTCAACGTGGTGGTATGGTATGGGGCAACGTTAGGATTGGAGAAAAAGTGTTTTCCCCCAATATTCCTCCAGGAGAAGGGGATATATTAGTTGCAATGGAGCCTTTGGAGGCTCTTAGATGGAGCTCAAACCTAAAGGAAGGTGCTGTGGTCATCCAAAATACGAAAAAAATGTATCCGACTTTGGCACAGCAGGAGAAAGCAGAATATCCAGAAGAAGATATCGAAGAGTTAAAATCGAAATATAAAGTAATTGACATCAATGCCTTTGAAGAGGCTACAAATTTAGGGAAGAAACAGGTAGCCAATGTAATGCTTTTAGGAATACTGGCACAACATTTAGATATAAAGCTGGATACTTGGAAGCAAGTGGTCCGAGATAATGTTCCTAACAAGGCATTAGATCTAAATATGCAGGCATTCGATTTCGGATATCACTATAAGCTATAG
- a CDS encoding site-specific integrase gives MKKNHKWYIVVDSIDENGKRKRKWISGFNTQKEAEKKLPEILQQLNTNTFVDTNNITLRDYMQLWLEDYAKPNVAPTTYDKYTYAANKVSEILGNMKLQQIKPIHIQQLVNKLNNSDVTPSTVLSYYRVLNTAINQAVKWQFIQYNPCVAVTPPRNTKNKMMILDQDEIQILLDKSKDHVLYPVIVLALLCGLRRGEILGLQWENIDFFSGVIHLENNLVMANNESILKETKTSTGRRAVDISSNVVEVLKKVKKQKMSYKLLYGSSYHDSNFVCTWEDGRPFRPDYIPKAFAKILVSANLPKIRFHDLRHTHASILLKSGIHPKVVQERLGHSSISITLDTYSHLVPSLQKSAAEKMATMFSI, from the coding sequence GTGAAGAAAAATCACAAGTGGTATATAGTTGTTGACTCTATAGATGAAAATGGTAAGAGGAAAAGAAAGTGGATAAGTGGTTTTAATACACAAAAAGAAGCAGAAAAAAAGCTACCTGAAATATTACAACAACTAAATACTAACACCTTTGTTGACACTAATAATATTACTCTAAGGGATTATATGCAGTTATGGCTTGAGGATTATGCTAAACCTAATGTAGCTCCAACAACCTATGACAAATACACTTACGCAGCTAATAAAGTTTCTGAAATTTTAGGCAATATGAAGCTCCAACAAATTAAACCGATTCATATTCAGCAACTTGTAAACAAACTCAATAATAGTGATGTTACACCTAGTACTGTATTATCTTACTATAGAGTTCTCAATACTGCTATAAATCAAGCTGTTAAATGGCAATTTATACAATACAATCCATGTGTTGCTGTTACACCACCAAGGAATACAAAAAATAAAATGATGATCTTAGATCAGGATGAAATTCAGATACTTTTAGATAAATCAAAGGATCATGTTTTATATCCAGTAATTGTACTAGCCCTGCTTTGTGGATTGCGTAGAGGAGAAATATTAGGCTTGCAGTGGGAAAATATAGACTTCTTTAGTGGTGTGATTCATTTAGAAAATAATCTTGTAATGGCCAATAATGAAAGTATCCTAAAGGAAACTAAAACGTCAACTGGTAGAAGGGCTGTTGATATTTCTAGTAATGTAGTAGAGGTTCTTAAAAAAGTGAAAAAACAAAAGATGTCATATAAGCTGCTTTATGGAAGTTCATATCATGATAGTAATTTTGTATGTACCTGGGAAGATGGTAGACCATTTAGACCTGACTATATTCCTAAGGCATTTGCTAAAATACTAGTAAGTGCTAATCTTCCTAAGATACGATTTCATGATCTAAGACATACTCATGCATCAATTTTATTAAAATCAGGTATCCACCCTAAAGTTGTTCAAGAAAGACTTGGACATTCCTCTATAAGTATCACTCTTGATACTTATAGTCACCTCGTACCTTCTCTTCAAAAATCTGCAGCTGAAAAAATGGCTACCATGTTTTCTATTTAA
- a CDS encoding LiaI-LiaF-like domain-containing protein: MNKNKLFTGIMLIVLGLLFLLVNLGYLSIHVFFSIFDLWPLILVVVGINILFRNKPILHYITWILFFVILIAYGVFINGAPIKKNKYVHNNFSITKSANTSYGELNLGTGAARLTIDSEGENLLTTNQSGRKLIFREAYKNNKETAILSFKEEEFKGILWNSNNRSEYSFNLNKDIIWDLDLDFGAVSGDLNLAEVPVKSLDLDFGAGDLHIILGTKYEKTNVKIDSGASNLDITMPNDAGIKIKLDTALTKTNVADLSLNKSGDYYISSNYEEAPIKLDFDIDMGAGKIDFKLQ; this comes from the coding sequence ATGAACAAAAATAAATTGTTTACAGGAATCATGTTAATCGTTTTAGGTTTGTTATTTTTGTTAGTGAATTTGGGATACTTAAGCATTCATGTATTCTTTAGTATTTTTGATCTGTGGCCATTGATTTTGGTTGTGGTGGGGATTAATATTTTATTTCGAAATAAGCCCATCCTTCACTATATCACTTGGATTTTATTCTTTGTGATACTCATTGCATACGGCGTGTTTATCAATGGTGCTCCCATTAAAAAAAATAAATATGTTCACAATAATTTCAGTATAACAAAATCTGCAAATACTTCTTATGGAGAACTGAATCTAGGCACAGGAGCTGCTCGATTGACCATAGATTCTGAAGGAGAGAATTTGCTGACAACCAATCAAAGTGGGAGAAAGTTGATCTTTAGAGAAGCCTATAAAAATAATAAGGAAACAGCAATATTGAGCTTTAAAGAGGAAGAATTTAAAGGAATTCTATGGAATAGCAACAACCGATCTGAATACAGCTTCAATTTAAATAAAGACATTATATGGGATCTAGATCTGGATTTCGGTGCTGTTTCGGGAGACTTGAATTTAGCAGAAGTACCAGTTAAATCATTGGATTTGGATTTTGGAGCTGGCGATCTGCATATTATTCTAGGTACGAAATATGAAAAGACCAATGTTAAGATCGATTCTGGAGCCTCTAATTTAGACATTACAATGCCAAATGATGCGGGGATCAAGATAAAGCTAGATACAGCCTTAACAAAAACCAATGTAGCGGATTTAAGTCTAAATAAATCGGGAGATTACTATATATCCTCTAATTATGAAGAAGCACCTATAAAATTAGATTTTGATATCGACATGGGTGCAGGTAAAATCGACTTTAAATTGCAGTAA
- a CDS encoding PspC domain-containing protein codes for MQKRLYRSRKDQKISGVCGGIAEYFEIDSTIIRLIWLVSIFAFGTGLLVYIIASLIVPEEDYGDGTINLNKDSDGVYQQERNFDAEKNRQFFGYALIVVGTILFIKRFPLFHFINFRYLLPILLIGAGIIILGKTIKER; via the coding sequence ATGCAAAAACGATTATATCGTTCCAGAAAAGACCAAAAAATATCAGGAGTATGTGGCGGAATAGCTGAATATTTCGAAATAGATTCTACAATCATCAGACTAATTTGGCTCGTTAGTATATTTGCATTCGGAACAGGACTATTAGTATACATTATTGCATCTCTCATTGTTCCAGAGGAAGATTATGGTGATGGTACAATCAATCTGAACAAAGATTCTGATGGCGTATATCAACAAGAGCGAAATTTTGATGCTGAGAAAAATAGACAATTCTTTGGATATGCTCTGATTGTAGTAGGAACGATACTATTTATTAAAAGATTTCCGCTCTTTCATTTTATAAATTTTAGATACTTACTTCCAATCCTGTTGATTGGTGCTGGTATCATCATACTTGGTAAGACCATCAAGGAGCGATAA